One Trichomycterus rosablanca isolate fTriRos1 chromosome 12, fTriRos1.hap1, whole genome shotgun sequence DNA window includes the following coding sequences:
- the LOC134324179 gene encoding MOB-like protein phocein isoform X1 codes for MVMAEGTTVLRRNRPGTKVKDFYNWPDESFEEMDSTLAVQQYIQQNIRSDCSNIEKILEPPEGQDEGVWKYEHLRQFCLELNGLAVKLQSECHPDTCTQMTATEQWIFLCAAHKTPKECPAIDYTRHTLDGAACLLNSNKYFPSRVSIKESSVAKLGSVCRRIYRIFSHAYFHHRQIFDTYENETFLCHRFTRFVMKYNLMSKDNLIVPILEEEGQSSSTAESEA; via the exons GATTTCTACAATTGGCCTGATGAGTCATTTGAGGAGATGGACAGCACTCTGGCAGTGCAACAG TATATTCAGCAAAACATTCGCTCAGACTGCTCCAACATAGAAAAGATCCTGGAGCCTCCAGAGGGACAGGATGAGGGAGTATGGAAGTATGAACATCTCAG GCAATTTTGTTTGGAACTTAATGGCTTGGCAGTTAAACTACAG AGTGAGTGCCATCCTGACACGTGTACCCAGATGACTGCCACTGAGCAGTGGATTTTCCTGTGCGCTGCCCACAAAACTCCAAAAGAA TGTCCTGCCATTGACTACACACGACACACTTTGGATGGAGCAGCGTGCCTTCTTAACAGCAATAAGTATTTCCCTAGTCG TGTCAGCATTAAGGAGTCATCAGTAGCAAAGCTGGGATCAGTTTGTCGTCGTATCTACAGGATCTTCTCTCACGCTTACTTTCATCATCGCCAGATATTCGACACGTATGAG AACGAGACGTTCTTGTGTCACCGCTTCACACGCTTCGTGATGAAGTACAACCTGATGTCTAAGGACAACTTGATTGTACCCATCCTGGAAGAGGAGGGTCAGAGCAGCTCTACAGCAGAGAGTGAAGCCTGA